Proteins from a single region of Chengkuizengella sediminis:
- a CDS encoding phosphatidate cytidylyltransferase — MIQRIVTGALALVLFMVFLFLGHIWFAMFMLLLSLIGYFEYVRITQNKVGQFSSVLGFVFVIYLVLPWSEMGVSLFESLSLESVIWGMLLLYFLTSVMSKNKQDIKKISLLFLGAIYIGFGFHYMALTLFIENGLFWALFIFISIWLTDAGAYFSGLAFGKHPLWPSISPKKTIEGSIGGILITLLAAIIFSFFNPDLLELQQAITLAIIISIFSQLGDLIQSAYKRVYDVKDSGNILPGHGGILDRCDSWIIVFPLLHIFHIL, encoded by the coding sequence TTGATACAAAGAATTGTAACAGGTGCACTAGCATTAGTACTATTTATGGTCTTTCTATTTTTAGGACATATTTGGTTCGCAATGTTTATGTTGTTATTATCATTAATAGGCTATTTCGAATACGTAAGAATAACTCAAAATAAGGTGGGTCAATTTTCATCTGTTTTAGGGTTTGTTTTTGTTATTTATTTAGTTTTACCGTGGTCGGAAATGGGCGTTTCATTATTTGAATCACTGTCTTTAGAATCAGTCATTTGGGGTATGCTGTTATTGTATTTTCTAACTTCAGTGATGTCAAAAAATAAACAGGATATTAAAAAAATATCACTTCTTTTTCTAGGTGCCATTTATATCGGATTCGGATTTCATTATATGGCGCTCACATTATTTATAGAAAATGGACTGTTTTGGGCTTTATTCATATTTATATCCATTTGGTTAACCGATGCAGGAGCTTATTTCTCTGGACTAGCCTTTGGAAAACATCCATTATGGCCTTCCATAAGTCCCAAGAAAACAATTGAGGGTTCTATTGGTGGAATTCTTATTACATTGCTTGCTGCTATTATTTTTTCATTTTTCAATCCAGATTTATTAGAACTACAACAAGCAATCACACTTGCTATCATAATCTCTATTTTTTCACAGTTAGGTGATCTTATTCAATCCGCATATAAACGTGTGTATGATGTTAAGGATTCTGGAAATATATTACCTGGACATGGTGGGATTCTTGACCGTTGTGATAGCTGGATCATTGTTTTTCCATTACTTCATATATTCCATATTTTATAG
- a CDS encoding isoprenyl transferase, translated as MLRLLKKWFGNKVTEQRNLLSDMNQKNIPKHVAIIMDGNGRWAKKQGLPRVMGHHAGMKNVRSITIAANRMGIDVLTLYAFSTENWKRPKDEVDFLMKLPEEFFPMMIDELIENNIQIKMIGNKVGLPDYTLKSIEKAIDLTKHNTGLILNFALNYGSRDEMIQGFNRLINAIHSGEVNEKEITEETFSSFLHTSGLPDPDLLIRTSGELRISNFMLWQLAYSELWFTDAYWPEFDEDQFVKAIVEYQNRARRYGGL; from the coding sequence ATGTTAAGACTATTAAAAAAATGGTTTGGAAACAAAGTTACTGAACAGAGGAATTTACTGTCAGATATGAATCAGAAGAATATTCCTAAACATGTAGCCATTATCATGGACGGGAATGGAAGATGGGCAAAGAAACAAGGACTGCCAAGAGTAATGGGTCATCATGCAGGAATGAAAAATGTAAGATCCATTACGATTGCAGCTAATAGAATGGGAATTGATGTGTTAACTTTGTATGCTTTTTCTACGGAAAATTGGAAACGACCAAAAGATGAAGTTGATTTCTTAATGAAACTCCCAGAAGAATTTTTTCCCATGATGATAGATGAACTCATTGAAAATAATATACAAATAAAAATGATAGGCAATAAGGTAGGACTGCCTGATTATACTTTGAAATCTATAGAAAAAGCAATTGATTTAACAAAACATAATACAGGTCTAATACTAAATTTTGCTTTGAATTATGGCAGCAGGGATGAAATGATCCAAGGTTTTAATCGTTTAATAAATGCGATTCATTCAGGTGAAGTAAATGAAAAGGAAATAACAGAGGAAACTTTTTCTTCATTTTTACATACATCTGGTTTACCTGATCCTGACTTATTAATACGTACAAGTGGTGAATTGCGAATCAGTAATTTTATGCTTTGGCAATTAGCTTATTCAGAATTGTGGTTTACGGATGCATACTGGCCTGAATTTGATGAAGACCAATTTGTAAAAGCAATAGTTGAATATCAAAATCGAGCTAGAAGATACGGTGGATTATAA
- the frr gene encoding ribosome recycling factor: protein MPQSVKSNAESRMDKAVQVLKRDLSSMRAGRANPAILDRIQVDYYGTPTPLNQVGNINTPDPRTLIIQPWDKTVLSDIEKAILKSDLGLTPMNDGEIIRISIPPLTEERRMELVKATKKSGEEAKVAIRNIRRDANDEIKKLEKTEISEDESRRHQEDIQKLTNKYVASVDELLIIKEKEIMDV, encoded by the coding sequence ATGCCTCAATCAGTTAAAAGTAATGCTGAATCAAGAATGGACAAAGCAGTTCAAGTACTTAAAAGAGATTTATCTTCAATGCGAGCAGGTCGTGCTAATCCTGCTATCTTAGATCGAATCCAAGTGGATTATTATGGAACACCAACTCCATTAAATCAAGTAGGTAACATTAATACACCTGATCCACGTACACTGATCATTCAACCTTGGGATAAAACGGTGTTAAGTGATATAGAGAAAGCAATTTTGAAATCTGATTTGGGATTAACTCCAATGAATGACGGTGAAATTATTCGTATTTCTATCCCTCCACTTACGGAAGAGCGCAGAATGGAATTAGTTAAAGCAACTAAAAAGTCTGGCGAAGAAGCAAAAGTTGCTATTCGTAACATAAGAAGAGATGCTAATGATGAGATTAAAAAACTTGAAAAAACCGAAATTTCAGAAGATGAATCTCGTCGTCACCAAGAAGATATTCAAAAATTAACGAATAAATATGTAGCATCGGTAGATGAGTTACTCATTATAAAAGAAAAAGAAATTATGGATGTATAA
- the pyrH gene encoding UMP kinase encodes MEQPKFKRVILKLSGEALSGNAGYGIESDVITSIAYQIKDVIELGVEVAVVVGGGNIWRGIAGSEQGIDRATADYMGMLATVMNSLALQDALENIQVPTRVQTSIEMKQIAEPYIRRKAIRHLEKGRVVIFASGTGNPYFSTDTTAALRAAELEAEVILMAKNKVDGVYSADPFKDKTAEKYDTLTYMEVLNQNLGVMDSTASSLCMDNNIPLIIFSITENGNIKRVVLGEKIGTVVKRKGSAE; translated from the coding sequence TTGGAACAACCTAAGTTTAAACGCGTAATATTAAAGTTGAGTGGTGAAGCTTTATCAGGGAATGCTGGGTACGGAATTGAATCAGATGTCATTACATCTATAGCATATCAAATCAAGGATGTTATTGAATTAGGTGTTGAAGTAGCCGTTGTTGTTGGTGGAGGCAATATATGGAGAGGGATTGCAGGTAGTGAACAAGGAATCGATAGAGCCACAGCAGATTATATGGGAATGTTGGCTACGGTTATGAATTCATTAGCATTGCAAGATGCGCTAGAAAATATTCAGGTTCCGACGCGTGTGCAAACCTCTATTGAGATGAAACAAATTGCTGAACCTTATATTCGAAGAAAAGCCATTAGACACTTGGAAAAAGGTAGAGTTGTCATTTTTGCTTCTGGAACTGGGAACCCTTATTTCTCAACAGATACAACAGCAGCTTTACGTGCAGCTGAGCTTGAAGCAGAAGTTATATTAATGGCTAAAAATAAAGTCGATGGTGTATATTCTGCTGATCCATTTAAGGATAAAACCGCTGAAAAATATGATACACTTACTTATATGGAAGTTTTAAATCAAAATTTAGGAGTAATGGATTCTACAGCTTCATCTTTATGTATGGACAATAACATTCCTTTAATTATCTTTTCAATCACAGAGAATGGGAATATTAAACGTGTTGTATTAGGAGAAAAAATTGGTACGGTAGTGAAGAGGAAAGGGAGTGCTGAATGA
- the tsf gene encoding translation elongation factor Ts, with product MAISAASVKELREKTGAGMLDCKKALDEANGDIQKAMDILREKGLSAAAKKAGRVASEGVVESYIHAGGKIGVLVEVNCETDFVALTDGFKSFVKDIAMHIAASNPSYVSREEVSQEDLDREREVLKNQALNEGKPANIVEKMVEGRLSKYYEEYCLLEQQFIKDPDKTIADLVNEKVGTIGENISIRRFVRFELGEGLEKKEENFAEEVKAQMKN from the coding sequence ATGGCTATTTCAGCGGCAAGTGTTAAAGAATTACGTGAAAAAACAGGTGCGGGAATGCTTGATTGTAAAAAAGCACTTGATGAAGCAAATGGTGATATTCAAAAGGCGATGGATATATTAAGAGAGAAAGGTTTATCTGCTGCTGCTAAAAAAGCGGGACGTGTTGCATCAGAAGGTGTTGTGGAATCTTACATACATGCAGGTGGAAAGATTGGCGTGCTTGTTGAAGTGAACTGTGAAACAGATTTTGTTGCATTAACAGATGGTTTTAAATCCTTCGTTAAAGATATTGCAATGCACATTGCAGCATCAAATCCATCTTACGTAAGTCGTGAGGAAGTATCTCAGGAAGATTTAGATAGAGAACGTGAAGTACTAAAAAATCAGGCTTTAAATGAAGGAAAGCCAGCAAACATTGTTGAAAAAATGGTTGAGGGTCGTCTTAGCAAATATTATGAAGAGTACTGTTTGTTAGAACAACAATTTATTAAAGATCCAGATAAAACGATTGCTGATTTGGTAAACGAAAAAGTAGGAACAATTGGTGAGAATATTTCAATTCGTAGATTTGTTAGATTCGAACTTGGTGAAGGTTTGGAGAAAAAAGAAGAAAACTTTGCAGAAGAAGTAAAGGCTCAAATGAAAAATTAA
- the rpsB gene encoding 30S ribosomal protein S2: protein MAVISMKQLLEAGVHFGHQTRRWNPKMDRYIFTERNGIYIIDLQKTVKKVEEAYNFIKSIAADNGTVLFVGTKKQAQDSVKDEAERSGMYYINQRWLGGTLTNFETIQKRVNRLHELEKMEEDGTFEVLPKKEVILLNKEKARLEKFLGGIKHMKKLPSALFIIDPRKERIAVAEAKKLGIPIVSIVDTNCDPDEVDYVIPGNDDAIRAVKLITAKMADAVVEAHQGEETSTTA from the coding sequence ATGGCAGTAATCTCCATGAAACAGCTATTAGAAGCTGGGGTTCACTTCGGGCATCAAACTCGTCGTTGGAATCCTAAGATGGATCGTTACATCTTCACCGAAAGAAACGGAATTTATATTATTGATTTACAGAAAACTGTAAAAAAGGTTGAGGAAGCTTATAACTTCATTAAATCTATTGCAGCAGACAACGGAACAGTTCTTTTTGTAGGTACAAAAAAACAAGCTCAGGATTCAGTAAAAGATGAAGCAGAGCGCAGTGGTATGTACTATATTAACCAAAGATGGTTAGGTGGAACACTAACTAACTTTGAAACAATACAAAAACGTGTTAATCGTTTGCATGAATTAGAAAAAATGGAAGAAGACGGTACATTTGAAGTCTTACCTAAAAAAGAAGTTATTTTATTAAACAAAGAAAAGGCTCGTTTGGAAAAATTCTTAGGTGGAATTAAACACATGAAGAAGCTTCCGAGCGCATTGTTTATTATTGATCCAAGAAAAGAACGTATAGCTGTAGCGGAAGCTAAAAAATTGGGAATCCCAATTGTATCAATTGTTGATACAAACTGTGACCCTGATGAAGTTGATTACGTTATTCCTGGTAATGACGATGCAATAAGAGCAGTAAAATTAATCACTGCTAAAATGGCAGATGCTGTGGTTGAAGCACATCAAGGTGAAGAAACATCAACAACTGCTTAA
- a CDS encoding endolytic transglycosylase MltG yields the protein MLGHKYFYYGFGIGMTLTALLLLFNTFVGTDVVGKEEEFDVYKLKQKANELNYSVYHNDETRFSQEQFDAKINKLLKEKGSLTNPVATKAFLIQEGMNSNDVGIILFELDLISEIEEFETVMTEFNLHRKIKKGYYIFEESDDLTHIINKITE from the coding sequence GTGCTGGGGCATAAATATTTTTATTATGGATTTGGAATCGGAATGACTCTTACTGCACTCCTGTTATTGTTCAACACTTTTGTAGGTACAGATGTTGTTGGCAAGGAAGAAGAGTTTGATGTATATAAATTAAAGCAAAAAGCAAATGAACTAAATTACAGTGTTTATCATAATGATGAAACCAGGTTTTCACAAGAACAATTTGATGCAAAAATAAATAAATTGCTAAAAGAAAAAGGTTCGTTAACTAATCCAGTTGCTACAAAAGCATTCCTAATTCAAGAAGGAATGAATTCCAATGATGTTGGAATTATTTTATTCGAGTTGGATCTTATTTCTGAAATAGAAGAATTTGAGACTGTAATGACGGAGTTTAATCTACATCGTAAAATCAAAAAAGGTTATTATATATTTGAAGAATCAGATGACCTAACTCATATTATTAACAAAATAACTGAATAA
- a CDS encoding FliA/WhiG family RNA polymerase sigma factor has translation MNNNQSQMLLWKQWKEHSDLEIKKKLIESYIPLVQFVVNRVAIGLPKNITHDDLQSYGVIGLIDALEKFDFERGLKFETYASWRIRGSILDHLRKGDWVPRSIREKSKKLEEAYKTLEQKHLRSVTDQEVCEYLDVSESEFNKMLQEISITTLYSLDEPVQEEETETRKSLLIDKNAIQPESKVGELHLKETLTKAIKKLTEKERVVVSLYYYDDLSLSEIAEVMSLTPSRISQLHSKAILRLRGALNSEQE, from the coding sequence ATGAATAACAACCAATCCCAAATGTTATTGTGGAAGCAATGGAAAGAACATTCTGATCTTGAAATAAAGAAAAAATTAATTGAGTCTTATATTCCTCTTGTGCAATTTGTAGTGAATCGAGTGGCAATTGGTTTACCTAAAAATATTACACACGATGATTTGCAAAGTTATGGTGTCATTGGTTTGATAGATGCTTTGGAAAAGTTTGATTTTGAACGAGGTTTAAAATTTGAAACGTATGCATCATGGAGAATCAGAGGGTCCATTCTAGATCATTTACGGAAAGGGGATTGGGTACCCAGATCTATTCGAGAAAAATCTAAAAAACTTGAAGAAGCTTACAAAACACTTGAACAGAAACACTTAAGATCTGTTACCGATCAGGAAGTTTGTGAATATCTAGATGTAAGTGAATCTGAATTTAATAAAATGTTACAGGAAATTTCGATTACAACTTTATATTCTTTGGATGAACCTGTCCAAGAAGAGGAAACTGAAACAAGAAAATCATTGTTGATAGATAAGAATGCCATTCAACCTGAAAGTAAAGTTGGTGAATTGCATTTAAAGGAAACGTTAACAAAAGCAATAAAAAAACTAACTGAAAAGGAAAGAGTAGTTGTTTCATTATATTACTACGACGATCTTTCATTGAGTGAAATTGCAGAAGTCATGTCACTTACACCTTCACGGATTTCTCAACTTCACTCTAAAGCAATCTTAAGATTAAGAGGAGCGCTCAACTCAGAACAAGAATGA
- a CDS encoding chemotaxis protein CheD encodes MIESTVLRVGIAELNVLKGEGKIKTTGLGSCIGLTLFDPINQVGGLAHIMLPTSQIARDQNFNVAKYADTAIPALLEKMHQFGASRKNIHAKMAGGSQMFQIELDSMKIGYKNIVKCKEILQQLKIPIQAEDTGGSFGRTIELDVLNGSLSIRSIKYGIKDI; translated from the coding sequence ATGATCGAAAGTACTGTATTAAGAGTTGGGATTGCAGAGCTTAACGTATTAAAAGGGGAAGGGAAAATAAAAACTACGGGGCTGGGTTCGTGTATAGGATTGACATTGTTTGATCCAATAAATCAGGTAGGTGGATTAGCCCATATTATGTTACCTACTTCACAAATTGCAAGAGATCAAAACTTTAATGTAGCAAAATATGCAGACACTGCTATTCCTGCTCTTTTGGAAAAAATGCATCAGTTTGGCGCTTCTAGAAAGAACATTCATGCAAAGATGGCAGGTGGCTCTCAGATGTTTCAAATTGAACTAGATTCAATGAAAATCGGATATAAAAATATTGTGAAATGCAAAGAAATTTTACAACAACTTAAAATCCCAATTCAAGCTGAAGATACAGGAGGATCATTTGGTAGAACAATTGAGTTGGATGTATTAAATGGTAGCTTATCAATTCGCAGCATTAAATATGGAATAAAGGACATTTAA
- a CDS encoding chemotaxis protein CheC has product MSAFSRFQPLQLDVLQEIGNIGSGNATTALSNLINKTVDMRVPRVNFGPFSNITESMGDTEKLVIAVYLRVIGETPGNMYFILSQKSANQLLSDVLQIDMTKNKEYSEFEISALTEIGNILTGSYLSSLANLTHLKIYPSVPSLTMDMLGAVLSSGMMQCGQYDDYALLIETNFLEGNEKVEGHFIFIPDPESLDKIFHALGVPIQ; this is encoded by the coding sequence GTGAGCGCATTCAGTAGATTTCAACCTCTTCAATTAGATGTATTACAAGAAATAGGAAATATTGGTTCAGGTAATGCAACCACTGCGTTATCTAATCTAATAAACAAAACGGTAGATATGAGGGTTCCAAGGGTCAATTTTGGTCCATTTTCGAATATAACTGAAAGTATGGGGGATACCGAAAAGCTTGTAATTGCAGTTTACCTTCGTGTCATTGGAGAAACACCTGGAAATATGTATTTTATATTATCTCAAAAGTCTGCTAATCAATTGCTTAGTGATGTATTACAAATAGACATGACCAAAAATAAAGAGTACTCAGAATTTGAAATATCTGCATTAACTGAAATAGGAAATATATTAACTGGCTCTTATCTTTCCTCACTTGCTAATCTTACACATCTTAAGATTTATCCATCTGTTCCCTCATTGACAATGGATATGTTAGGTGCTGTATTAAGCTCTGGTATGATGCAATGTGGTCAATATGATGATTACGCTCTATTAATTGAAACTAATTTTTTGGAAGGCAATGAAAAAGTAGAGGGACATTTCATTTTTATACCTGATCCTGAATCTTTAGATAAAATATTTCATGCTTTGGGAGTACCTATTCAATGA
- a CDS encoding chemotaxis protein CheW — MGEDLKFIMFSLGHESYGVEVDHVNTIERMMPITRVPKTPDFVKGVINLRGTVIPIIDLRGRFGLEETEYTEQTRIIIVSIKDIEVGLIVAEANDVFDIDSASIEPAPEIVGGIKAKYLQGIAKLDQQRVLVLLNLSEVLNKNEIVQLEEFEG; from the coding sequence ATGGGAGAAGATTTGAAATTTATTATGTTTTCTTTAGGTCATGAGTCATATGGGGTAGAAGTAGATCACGTGAATACGATTGAGAGAATGATGCCGATTACACGTGTACCTAAAACACCTGATTTTGTAAAAGGCGTGATTAATTTAAGAGGTACTGTAATTCCAATTATAGATTTAAGAGGTCGTTTTGGACTTGAGGAAACGGAGTACACTGAACAAACTAGGATCATAATCGTTTCTATTAAAGATATAGAGGTAGGTTTAATTGTTGCTGAAGCAAATGATGTGTTTGATATTGATAGCGCTTCGATCGAACCTGCACCTGAAATTGTAGGAGGTATAAAAGCAAAATACCTTCAAGGGATTGCCAAACTGGATCAACAACGAGTTTTAGTTTTATTGAATCTTTCGGAAGTATTGAACAAAAATGAAATTGTACAGCTAGAAGAATTTGAGGGTTAA
- a CDS encoding chemotaxis protein CheA, protein MSSDQYLNMFIDEAKEHLQHLNDNVMKLENAPDNLELVQEIFRSAHTLKGMAATMGFDDLSSLTHEMENVLDLVRNRKIQMSSFIFDVLFNSLDILEMMLSDIFEGGTGKADVTDIVSALHMIVVKNQEGNHNVESNQETENTAAELDEHQYSVLKRSLESKQVFYIKVNIDEGCLLKVARVFMVTNTLEQNGEIVKITPSTDDIEQELINNELLLYYISDVDEQTLQHEILNISEIKSIQIDVVDNHFLEEHFVDMPQNTTENEEKHESEIQPGSKKQREPEKQHEPDNQLGSKKQREPEKKHKPDNQLGSKKQREPEKKHKPDNQLGFKKQREPEKKHNPDNQLGSKKQREPEKKHEPDNQLGSKKQREPEKKHKPEKKHKPENQLKSKKQREPEKKSLKSSTNRTIRVDIAKLDTLMNLFSELLIDRVRLEVLSSEIDRMDLTETVEHMSRVSGDIQNIVLNLRMMPVESVFNRFPRMVRDLAKSLNKEVELIITGADTELDRNVIDEIGDPLVHLLRNALDHGIETPDERIQSGKSEKGTLSLSAYHSGNQVFIEIEEDGRGIDKEKIINIALKKQIISKDEAQMMTDEQIHQLIFSPGFSTAEKVSDISGRGVGLDVVKTKINSLGGQIQIDSKKGEGTTFSVQLPLTLSIIPAMLIKQGEEKYAIPLSSIIETDILQKKDIKIVHNINMIEYREKLIPILFLKNIFDIPGSYDPVDYNIVILQKGDKKLAIVVDEFIGQQEIVLKSLGNYLTDIFAISGATILGDGQVALIVDPNALFK, encoded by the coding sequence ATGAGTTCAGATCAATATTTAAATATGTTTATTGATGAAGCAAAGGAACATTTACAGCATTTAAATGATAATGTTATGAAACTGGAAAATGCCCCTGATAATTTAGAGTTAGTACAGGAAATATTTCGTTCAGCTCATACATTAAAAGGTATGGCTGCAACAATGGGTTTTGATGATTTATCCTCATTAACACATGAAATGGAAAATGTATTAGATCTTGTTCGAAATAGAAAAATTCAAATGAGTTCATTTATATTCGATGTACTATTTAATAGTTTAGATATTTTAGAAATGATGTTATCTGATATATTCGAAGGCGGAACTGGAAAAGCAGATGTCACAGATATCGTGAGTGCACTTCACATGATTGTTGTTAAAAATCAAGAGGGAAATCATAATGTTGAAAGCAATCAAGAGACTGAAAATACAGCAGCTGAACTGGATGAACACCAATATTCTGTTTTAAAAAGATCACTAGAATCAAAACAGGTTTTTTATATAAAAGTCAATATTGATGAAGGTTGTTTATTAAAAGTTGCCAGAGTATTTATGGTAACGAATACTCTTGAACAAAACGGTGAAATTGTCAAAATAACACCTAGTACTGATGACATTGAACAAGAGTTAATTAACAATGAATTATTACTTTACTATATTTCTGATGTCGATGAACAAACATTGCAACATGAAATATTAAATATTTCTGAAATCAAATCCATACAGATTGATGTCGTAGACAATCATTTTCTAGAAGAACATTTTGTGGATATGCCACAAAACACAACTGAAAATGAAGAAAAACATGAATCAGAGATCCAACCTGGTTCTAAGAAACAACGTGAACCAGAGAAGCAACATGAACCAGACAACCAACTTGGATCTAAGAAGCAACGTGAACCAGAGAAAAAACATAAACCAGACAACCAACTTGGATCTAAGAAGCAACGTGAACCAGAGAAAAAACATAAACCAGACAACCAACTTGGATTTAAGAAGCAACGTGAACCAGAGAAAAAACATAATCCAGACAACCAACTTGGATCTAAGAAGCAACGTGAACCAGAGAAAAAACATGAACCAGACAACCAACTTGGATCTAAGAAACAACGTGAACCAGAGAAAAAACATAAACCAGAGAAAAAACATAAACCAGAGAATCAACTTAAATCTAAGAAACAACGTGAACCAGAGAAAAAAAGTCTTAAAAGCTCCACAAATCGTACAATCCGTGTGGATATCGCTAAACTCGATACATTAATGAATCTATTTAGTGAGTTGTTGATAGATAGAGTTAGATTAGAGGTACTTTCATCTGAAATAGATCGAATGGATTTAACTGAAACGGTTGAGCACATGTCAAGAGTAAGTGGTGATATTCAAAATATAGTATTAAATTTACGGATGATGCCGGTTGAATCTGTATTTAATCGATTTCCAAGAATGGTAAGAGATTTAGCGAAATCATTGAATAAAGAAGTGGAATTAATCATTACAGGAGCAGACACAGAGTTAGATCGAAATGTGATTGATGAAATTGGTGATCCTTTAGTTCATTTACTAAGAAATGCACTAGACCATGGAATTGAAACACCAGATGAACGAATTCAGAGTGGCAAATCTGAAAAAGGGACACTATCTCTTTCTGCATACCATAGTGGGAATCAAGTATTTATAGAAATAGAGGAAGATGGACGAGGGATCGATAAAGAAAAAATTATTAACATTGCATTAAAGAAACAAATTATTAGTAAAGATGAGGCTCAAATGATGACTGATGAACAAATTCATCAACTCATTTTTTCACCAGGTTTTAGCACCGCAGAAAAAGTGTCTGACATATCTGGCCGAGGTGTGGGGTTAGACGTTGTAAAAACGAAAATAAATTCTCTAGGTGGCCAAATACAAATCGACTCTAAAAAAGGGGAAGGTACTACATTTTCAGTTCAACTGCCTCTCACCTTATCTATCATTCCAGCTATGTTAATTAAACAAGGGGAAGAAAAATACGCCATACCATTGTCATCAATTATTGAAACTGATATTTTACAAAAAAAGGATATCAAAATTGTACATAATATAAATATGATAGAATATCGTGAAAAATTAATACCGATTTTATTTTTGAAAAATATATTTGATATTCCCGGTTCTTATGATCCTGTAGATTATAATATCGTCATCCTTCAAAAAGGAGATAAGAAACTGGCTATTGTAGTAGATGAATTTATCGGACAGCAAGAAATTGTATTAAAATCACTAGGTAATTATTTAACTGATATTTTTGCTATTTCAGGAGCTACGATTCTCGGAGATGGACAAGTTGCATTAATCGTTGACCCTAATGCTTTATTCAAGTAA
- a CDS encoding protein-glutamate methylesterase/protein-glutamine glutaminase, whose product MTQYRVIVVDDSAFMRNLITNIISEENDFEIIYFAKNGKEAVDKVIELKPDIVTMDIEMPIMNGLQALQLIMEKQPTPVLMLSNFTDFGTAETIKALQYGAVDFIKKPSIATSFNLHTNDFPFIEKLKSAVKSNVKKQLPIFNQKSEKGIRVKSKGSDEFSHLVAIGTSTGGPRALQQILSALPGTFSAPLLIVQHMPPKFTKSLAERLNMLSSMKVVEAEHGQAIETSTAYLAPGDWHMSVEKDFGKYKINLSKDKHRAGHRPSVDYLFESLAPFKELEKHIVIMTGMGSDGAQGMKQLIQSGVSSTIAESEESSIIFGMPRAAIELNEVRYILTLDKIASKLIDLVVE is encoded by the coding sequence ATGACGCAATATAGGGTAATTGTAGTAGATGATTCCGCTTTTATGAGAAATTTAATAACAAATATCATTTCAGAAGAAAATGATTTTGAAATTATTTATTTTGCTAAAAATGGAAAAGAAGCTGTAGATAAAGTGATTGAGCTTAAACCCGATATCGTTACAATGGATATCGAAATGCCGATCATGAATGGTTTACAAGCATTGCAATTGATTATGGAAAAGCAGCCAACTCCTGTTCTTATGTTAAGCAATTTTACGGATTTTGGCACTGCGGAAACCATTAAAGCATTGCAATATGGAGCAGTAGATTTTATAAAAAAACCATCTATTGCTACTAGCTTTAACTTACATACAAATGATTTTCCTTTTATAGAAAAGCTGAAAAGTGCAGTGAAATCCAATGTAAAAAAACAACTTCCAATTTTCAACCAAAAGTCTGAAAAAGGAATACGAGTTAAAAGCAAGGGAAGTGATGAGTTTTCACATTTGGTTGCTATAGGTACATCTACTGGTGGCCCAAGAGCGCTTCAGCAGATATTATCAGCATTGCCTGGAACTTTTTCAGCTCCATTATTAATCGTACAGCACATGCCTCCTAAGTTTACAAAATCATTAGCAGAACGATTAAATATGCTGTCTTCTATGAAAGTGGTTGAAGCGGAACATGGGCAAGCCATTGAAACATCCACAGCATACCTAGCGCCAGGTGACTGGCATATGAGTGTAGAAAAGGATTTTGGAAAGTATAAAATCAATCTTTCTAAGGATAAACATCGAGCTGGTCATCGTCCATCTGTAGATTATTTGTTTGAATCTTTGGCTCCATTTAAAGAATTAGAGAAACACATCGTGATTATGACAGGAATGGGATCTGATGGAGCACAAGGAATGAAACAATTAATACAGTCGGGAGTAAGCTCTACTATTGCTGAATCTGAGGAAAGTAGTATCATTTTTGGTATGCCTCGTGCTGCAATTGAATTAAATGAGGTGCGTTACATCTTAACACTAGATAAAATTGCATCAAAACTAATAGATTTAGTAGTAGAATAA